From a single Haloarcula sp. DT43 genomic region:
- a CDS encoding PD-(D/E)XK nuclease family protein: MTRSIETELATVRQQLAALPEAEQPPPTSLQVLGRSSQERDWQQFLVHFLTPDAPHGLEHAVLEHVLAALSDRDDLEFGFSRFDIDDIQVAQEVSTSDGIPDVVLWASDEWFICWELKVHASEGQDQTERYVGVDSFDGIGVDKSEVPSDGQHYVFLAPESASSPAAEEFVHVSWEWLAAELQSFLIESYDEYPARTTAQLKDFVDTIRSELTMTDYQENQQEKVELYVENYGVISELETAFEEEWSEFEATWGRRVAQTLTGAELIEDADVPEEYAAVRVPMGTGDRRQWTFRQGKSDWSWLFPREWWTKLDEDRPVSDATKPNARVGLVHRLDRHRTEAVRDHTLVVYLRNAPSGHDSFYNNFAARFSDANTEVAEAIEETNFTITGNKSNLLRAEYNINVDAHADFFDAYVAALSEAIQEIVTENSELVEIIDRLYKMTVAEDVTVET, from the coding sequence ATGACTCGAAGTATCGAGACAGAATTAGCGACGGTACGGCAGCAGCTTGCTGCACTTCCGGAGGCGGAGCAACCCCCACCGACTTCGCTGCAGGTGCTTGGCCGAAGTTCGCAGGAGCGGGACTGGCAGCAGTTTCTCGTTCATTTCTTGACGCCGGATGCACCGCATGGTCTCGAACACGCCGTGTTAGAACACGTATTGGCGGCGTTGTCTGATCGAGATGATCTGGAGTTCGGGTTTTCTCGGTTCGATATCGACGATATCCAGGTCGCCCAGGAGGTGTCTACGTCGGACGGGATCCCAGATGTGGTGTTGTGGGCGTCCGACGAGTGGTTCATTTGCTGGGAGCTGAAGGTTCACGCATCAGAAGGGCAAGACCAGACAGAACGGTACGTCGGCGTTGATTCGTTCGACGGGATTGGGGTTGACAAGTCCGAGGTACCATCCGACGGCCAGCACTACGTCTTCTTGGCCCCGGAATCCGCGTCATCACCAGCCGCTGAGGAATTTGTGCATGTTTCGTGGGAGTGGCTGGCTGCAGAACTTCAGTCGTTCTTGATCGAGAGCTACGACGAGTACCCGGCACGAACTACGGCGCAGTTGAAGGACTTCGTCGACACGATTCGGAGTGAACTCACGATGACAGATTATCAAGAGAATCAGCAAGAGAAGGTGGAATTGTACGTCGAGAACTACGGCGTGATCTCGGAGTTAGAGACAGCGTTTGAGGAAGAGTGGTCGGAGTTTGAAGCGACGTGGGGAAGACGGGTGGCGCAGACGCTGACGGGTGCGGAGCTTATTGAAGATGCGGATGTGCCGGAGGAGTACGCTGCGGTTCGGGTGCCGATGGGGACGGGTGACCGCCGACAGTGGACGTTCCGGCAGGGGAAGTCAGATTGGTCGTGGCTATTCCCTCGGGAGTGGTGGACGAAGCTAGATGAGGATCGCCCAGTTTCGGATGCGACCAAACCGAATGCACGGGTTGGGCTGGTCCACCGACTTGACCGGCATCGAACGGAGGCAGTCCGCGATCATACCTTGGTTGTCTACCTTCGAAATGCACCGTCAGGCCACGATAGCTTCTACAATAATTTCGCAGCGCGATTCAGTGACGCCAATACGGAGGTCGCAGAGGCGATTGAAGAGACGAATTTCACGATTACGGGGAACAAGTCGAATCTCCTCCGTGCTGAGTACAACATCAACGTTGATGCCCACGCTGACTTCTTCGACGCGTACGTTGCAGCCCTATCAGAAGCCATCCAGGAGATCGTCACCGAAAACTCTGAGCTGGTCGAAATTATTGACCGCCTGTATAAAATGACAGTTGCGGAAGACGTGACGGTGGAAACGTGA
- the dndC gene encoding DNA phosphorothioation system sulfurtransferase DndC: protein MSTDNLDVSNTGQEKGESVFDNRSLEDIYEEIRDTYLADERPWVIGYSGGKDSTTALQLIWYAIKDLPDEQQTKSIYVISSDTLVETPKIVNHITSTLENINEYSEKEDLPFEAHKVTPKVDDSFWVNLIGRGYPAPNQTFRWCTERLKIDPADRFIQEKVSEHGEVVVILGARKAESATRKQVMEMHSIEGSVLSRHNKFANAFVYTPIEDWIVDDVWSYLLQVECPWGKENRDLAALYQEADDECPMVIDTKTPSCGNSRFGCWTCTVVSEDKAMQNMIDEGDEWMEPLLEFRDFLKSTQDPDEKPKYRQVKGRQHGYVKTKTNGDNGIIPRAHKFEFCKDLLRKLLKTQKKVNEQLPDDEEMDLIRDEELREIRRIWREERADWEDSVPKIYREVMGEDIGWVQDDYGAFGETEAKLLKKIADKHDVPPELVQRLLDTELQHHGMKRRASIYNEIDKVMREDWRPMEEIVADIEGEENVEKWQYTPESQT, encoded by the coding sequence ATGAGTACTGACAATCTCGACGTTTCAAATACGGGTCAGGAGAAAGGAGAATCCGTATTCGACAATCGCTCTCTTGAGGATATCTATGAGGAAATCCGCGACACCTATCTTGCAGATGAGCGGCCTTGGGTTATCGGATACAGCGGCGGAAAAGACTCTACTACGGCCCTTCAACTCATTTGGTACGCTATCAAAGATCTCCCAGATGAGCAGCAAACAAAGTCTATTTACGTCATTTCCTCTGACACACTCGTCGAAACTCCTAAGATTGTAAACCATATCACCAGTACTCTTGAAAACATCAACGAATACTCTGAGAAAGAGGATCTCCCGTTCGAAGCCCACAAAGTCACTCCGAAAGTCGACGACTCTTTCTGGGTCAATCTCATCGGACGTGGCTACCCAGCACCCAACCAGACCTTCCGCTGGTGTACCGAACGCCTGAAAATCGACCCGGCAGACCGCTTCATCCAAGAGAAAGTCTCCGAACACGGCGAAGTCGTGGTCATCCTCGGAGCACGCAAAGCCGAATCCGCCACCCGGAAACAGGTGATGGAGATGCACAGCATCGAGGGTAGCGTCCTCTCCCGCCACAACAAATTCGCCAACGCCTTCGTCTACACCCCCATCGAAGACTGGATTGTCGACGACGTCTGGTCCTACCTCCTCCAAGTTGAATGTCCTTGGGGCAAAGAAAACCGAGACCTCGCAGCCCTCTACCAAGAAGCCGACGACGAGTGCCCGATGGTCATTGACACGAAAACACCTTCCTGCGGTAACAGCCGGTTCGGATGCTGGACCTGCACCGTCGTATCCGAGGACAAGGCGATGCAGAACATGATCGACGAAGGCGACGAGTGGATGGAACCGCTTCTTGAGTTCCGTGACTTCCTAAAGTCCACTCAGGACCCCGATGAAAAACCCAAATACAGGCAGGTCAAAGGCCGGCAACACGGCTACGTCAAAACCAAGACCAACGGCGACAACGGGATCATTCCCCGAGCCCACAAATTCGAGTTCTGCAAAGACCTGCTGAGAAAGCTGCTGAAAACCCAGAAAAAGGTGAACGAACAGCTCCCAGACGATGAGGAAATGGATCTTATCCGGGACGAGGAGCTGCGAGAAATCCGCCGTATCTGGCGGGAAGAAAGAGCGGACTGGGAAGACTCCGTCCCTAAGATTTACAGAGAAGTCATGGGGGAAGACATCGGCTGGGTGCAGGACGACTACGGTGCCTTCGGAGAAACCGAAGCCAAGTTGCTCAAGAAGATTGCAGACAAGCACGACGTTCCCCCAGAACTAGTCCAGAGACTGCTCGACACCGAACTCCAGCACCACGGCATGAAGCGCCGGGCCTCGATCTACAACGAGATCGACAAGGTCATGCGAGAGGACTGGCGGCCTATGGAAGAAATCGTAGCAGATATCGAAGGCGAAGAGAACGTTGAAAAGTGGCAGTACACGCCAGAGTCGCAGACCTGA
- a CDS encoding HNH endonuclease, with protein MECTDCGAALSDFMAEMVSIGRIDVLRCFSCYLEGPSIAMEYDDIEPRVLDKSVPMMREALSDTLSIKLDVLFETNPAEGVVVFTQTVDDAGVLRTQFLESAFGPYIEEIHSTSLAAVYSDGYEQLAWDAANWQHDPYRRMHRNEPEYNLVSGVPCILDAHRFMSEETRESVAVDLRGEFFERVGKEGFDSLTDVRGTVEEKFPFVAETSSFVTSKVVEYYRRNPEYIPTTFATYDESDSAHSTREVASRAELERIYEEEEVEDTDTYQDEIIALLEAAEGARSSDIAEVVGCSVGHARRFTYDPSTETAFRKDWSKAAESEKVSPAKRDRIIERDGECRRCGCSEELRVHHIVPIALGGESESENLVTLCEECHQDAHSGAYNPPTTVYDGPDEFEDWVSE; from the coding sequence ATGGAGTGTACGGACTGCGGAGCAGCCTTGAGTGATTTCATGGCTGAAATGGTTTCCATTGGCCGTATAGATGTACTGCGGTGCTTTTCGTGCTACTTGGAAGGCCCCTCAATTGCGATGGAATATGACGATATCGAACCTCGTGTCCTGGACAAATCTGTTCCGATGATGAGGGAGGCGCTCTCAGATACGCTCTCGATCAAGCTCGATGTCCTCTTCGAGACGAATCCTGCTGAAGGCGTTGTGGTCTTTACTCAGACAGTTGATGACGCGGGTGTCCTTCGTACTCAGTTCCTAGAGTCCGCGTTTGGGCCGTATATCGAAGAGATTCATAGTACTTCTCTTGCTGCTGTGTACTCAGACGGGTATGAACAACTCGCGTGGGATGCGGCAAATTGGCAACATGATCCGTATAGACGTATGCACCGGAACGAGCCCGAATACAATCTGGTTAGCGGGGTTCCCTGCATTCTTGACGCACATCGGTTTATGAGTGAAGAGACAAGGGAGAGTGTCGCAGTGGATCTGCGCGGCGAGTTCTTTGAACGAGTCGGCAAGGAGGGATTCGATTCACTTACAGATGTACGTGGGACTGTTGAGGAGAAATTCCCGTTCGTCGCAGAAACGAGTTCGTTCGTGACTTCGAAAGTCGTGGAATACTATCGCCGGAATCCGGAATACATTCCGACCACGTTTGCGACCTATGATGAGTCTGACTCCGCTCACTCTACGCGGGAGGTCGCCTCCCGGGCTGAGCTAGAGCGCATATACGAGGAGGAGGAGGTTGAGGACACAGACACCTACCAAGATGAGATTATCGCCCTGTTAGAAGCTGCTGAGGGAGCGCGTTCATCTGATATTGCAGAAGTGGTTGGGTGCTCAGTGGGGCACGCGCGCCGATTCACGTACGATCCCTCAACGGAGACAGCTTTTCGTAAGGACTGGTCGAAAGCTGCTGAGTCAGAAAAGGTATCTCCAGCGAAGCGAGATCGGATCATCGAACGGGACGGAGAGTGTCGCCGCTGTGGGTGCTCAGAGGAACTCCGCGTTCATCATATCGTTCCGATTGCGCTTGGAGGAGAATCAGAGTCTGAGAACCTGGTGACACTCTGTGAGGAGTGCCATCAGGATGCTCATAGTGGTGCGTATAATCCTCCGACGACGGTATACGATGGGCCTGATGAATTCGAAGATTGGGTATCTGAGTGA
- the dndD gene encoding DNA sulfur modification protein DndD: protein MKLTKLVINDFGPYRGRNEFTLTTSQDSPIILFGGSNGAGKTTLFRGVQICLHGRSALGRRVSEADYKEHIRGKLHEYPEDTADEASIRLEFEYAYMGEVDHYSVERSWRDRGKSIVENLEVRRNGKLPSDLDKDQWEDFLKELIPPGVSQLFFFDGEKVQELATAIEDDESFEDSLFSLLGLDLVDRLDADLSIYRSRKLDESGLEGITEEIKELREEKEELEQREQELKDRKDDKEKRLAELETEIDSKESDIAQEGGAYADKREELKERRAELNAKIENVEEDIRDIVTDAYPFALAPNLCQSVVNRLKDESEKQETAAARERLDSELDDALNGDVFSDLDVPDDQAEEIKSRLQSEIRNRFQVDDENTQLLHQFSEAQRREMYGVVDKALNEVPETLGGKSSELESMVRELQDIEEKLGRAPEEEDISPLIEDLNELIEEKESLKSDIEDIEEELSKLDTRTSRLGNQIDNKLDRKDDKETVSERAELASNVQNVLSEYREDLAKEKLRNLEDALTERYLALSNKSDFYEGIEVDEDALNIKVRTKHGNHKPQSELSAGERQIFATALLWALAEISGRPLPFIVDTPLGRLDKAHRENLVENFFPEASHQVLVFSTDTEIDDEYYDKLNDDVTQAYHLDYNQEEGYTSVSRGYFWSSPDQGEEIDLEVTQ from the coding sequence ATGAAACTGACAAAGCTGGTCATCAATGATTTCGGACCATATCGCGGCAGAAACGAGTTTACGCTAACCACTTCACAGGACTCTCCTATCATCCTGTTCGGTGGATCAAACGGAGCTGGGAAAACCACGCTGTTCCGAGGCGTCCAAATCTGTCTTCACGGGCGAAGTGCGTTAGGTCGACGGGTCAGCGAAGCAGATTACAAGGAGCATATCAGAGGGAAGCTCCACGAGTATCCCGAAGACACCGCTGACGAAGCGTCGATTCGCCTCGAATTTGAGTACGCCTATATGGGCGAGGTAGACCACTACAGCGTCGAGCGATCCTGGCGTGACCGTGGTAAAAGCATCGTCGAGAACCTCGAAGTACGTCGTAACGGAAAGCTGCCATCCGACCTGGACAAAGACCAGTGGGAAGACTTCCTGAAGGAGCTGATCCCGCCAGGAGTCTCACAGCTCTTCTTCTTCGACGGAGAGAAAGTCCAAGAACTTGCTACCGCAATCGAAGACGACGAAAGCTTCGAAGACTCCCTGTTCTCACTACTCGGTCTCGACCTCGTCGACCGACTTGACGCAGACCTCTCTATCTACCGCTCCAGAAAACTCGACGAAAGCGGTCTCGAAGGCATCACCGAGGAAATCAAAGAACTCCGGGAAGAGAAAGAAGAACTGGAGCAACGTGAACAGGAGCTCAAGGACAGAAAGGACGACAAGGAAAAACGGCTTGCTGAACTCGAAACTGAGATCGACAGTAAGGAATCCGATATCGCTCAAGAGGGAGGTGCCTACGCCGACAAACGCGAAGAACTCAAAGAACGCCGGGCAGAACTCAATGCGAAGATAGAGAATGTCGAAGAAGATATCCGAGACATCGTCACCGACGCATACCCCTTCGCACTTGCACCCAACCTCTGCCAAAGCGTCGTCAACCGGCTGAAAGACGAAAGCGAGAAGCAGGAAACCGCTGCTGCCAGAGAACGGCTTGATAGCGAACTCGACGACGCCCTGAATGGCGACGTCTTCAGTGACCTGGATGTCCCTGACGATCAAGCCGAAGAAATCAAGAGCCGGCTCCAGTCAGAGATCCGAAACAGGTTCCAGGTCGATGACGAGAACACTCAGCTCCTCCACCAGTTCTCAGAAGCACAGCGCCGTGAGATGTACGGCGTCGTCGACAAAGCACTGAACGAGGTGCCCGAAACCCTCGGTGGGAAATCCAGCGAGCTGGAGAGCATGGTCCGAGAACTGCAGGACATCGAAGAGAAGCTTGGACGTGCCCCCGAAGAAGAGGATATCTCGCCACTCATCGAAGACCTGAACGAACTGATCGAGGAAAAGGAATCCCTCAAATCCGATATCGAAGACATCGAGGAAGAACTGAGCAAACTCGACACACGGACCTCCAGACTCGGAAACCAGATCGACAACAAGCTCGACCGGAAGGACGACAAAGAAACCGTCTCAGAGAGGGCAGAACTCGCCTCCAATGTACAGAACGTGCTGAGTGAATACCGGGAAGATCTGGCCAAGGAAAAGCTTCGGAACCTCGAAGACGCACTCACAGAACGGTACCTGGCTCTATCGAACAAGAGCGACTTCTACGAAGGAATTGAGGTTGACGAAGACGCTCTCAACATCAAAGTCAGAACGAAACATGGGAACCACAAACCACAGTCCGAACTCTCTGCCGGCGAACGCCAGATCTTCGCAACCGCCCTACTCTGGGCACTTGCAGAGATCTCCGGCAGACCACTTCCCTTCATCGTCGACACACCGCTCGGACGCCTCGACAAGGCACACCGGGAAAACCTCGTAGAGAACTTCTTCCCGGAAGCATCACACCAAGTTTTGGTCTTCTCTACTGACACCGAAATCGATGACGAGTACTACGACAAGCTGAACGACGACGTTACTCAGGCCTATCACCTGGACTACAACCAGGAAGAAGGTTACACCTCGGTCTCTCGGGGTTACTTCTGGTCCAGTCCTGACCAAGGAGAGGAAATCGACCTGGAGGTGACGCAATGA
- a CDS encoding restriction endonuclease, which translates to MKPDEFREWSEAITDRQFEQVVGHIYDELGWDARVTQSKKDGGMDVKLYKNEKLQVVSVKQQVEDKSGIAPIHLREIVGVAVRVNATKAILVTNGQGSNRTQEEEKIYRNHSDMDVELVEFMDLYKMVVQNNLFEVTEKYNTSLRDKVNSLLDDPS; encoded by the coding sequence ATGAAGCCAGACGAGTTTCGAGAGTGGTCTGAAGCGATTACTGATCGACAGTTCGAACAGGTGGTCGGCCACATCTATGATGAGTTGGGATGGGACGCCCGGGTAACGCAGAGTAAGAAGGATGGCGGGATGGACGTCAAGCTGTATAAAAATGAGAAGCTGCAAGTGGTTTCAGTAAAGCAGCAGGTTGAGGATAAGTCAGGGATCGCACCCATTCATCTTCGGGAAATCGTTGGAGTCGCGGTCAGAGTAAACGCGACAAAAGCGATCTTGGTTACAAACGGACAAGGAAGCAATCGGACCCAAGAAGAAGAGAAGATTTACCGGAACCACTCAGATATGGATGTTGAGCTTGTAGAGTTCATGGATCTCTACAAAATGGTCGTACAGAACAATCTCTTCGAAGTTACAGAGAAGTACAACACAAGCCTCCGCGACAAAGTGAATAGCCTACTTGACGACCCCTCTTAA
- the dndE gene encoding DNA sulfur modification protein DndE, with translation MSKEFNRIQIGTDATNRLRMVKGNTGLTPNYLCRIGLCYSLNEPRPPTPEEYDNDGQTFNRYTLLGEHDALYMALLKERLIQEGKDPEEDLYDEFVAHLNRGVIRVHGNIRDLSDFQALIPNSLKEDSDVEPDGELP, from the coding sequence ATGAGCAAAGAGTTCAACCGGATACAGATCGGGACGGATGCCACGAACAGGCTACGAATGGTGAAAGGGAATACTGGGCTTACACCGAACTACCTCTGCAGAATCGGCCTGTGCTATTCCCTGAATGAGCCACGGCCACCAACCCCTGAAGAATACGATAACGACGGTCAAACCTTCAACCGGTACACCCTGCTTGGAGAACACGACGCCCTCTACATGGCACTGTTGAAAGAACGGCTAATCCAAGAGGGGAAAGACCCAGAGGAAGATCTCTACGACGAGTTCGTCGCTCACCTGAACCGGGGTGTAATCCGAGTCCACGGCAACATCAGGGACCTCAGTGACTTCCAAGCCCTGATCCCCAATAGCTTGAAAGAAGATTCTGACGTGGAACCGGATGGTGAGCTACCTTGA
- a CDS encoding tyrosine-type recombinase/integrase yields MGEYANSQVRAKVWVTPDQVESLRSACYSAGADYLQQRNEAIVTTMYDTGLRVGELVQVDVELLRNNNSELYLPTELQKDYPNQNSPPPVTLELADDTTRLLSAYLTNRWKDTPALFPSRSSERISEQGVRNMLHKIAEEAGIRPYKLDGSRGDSSDVTPHALRHGVAYRMMNEEDGNTLYDVRNRLRHRSIQTTERVYDHLLKV; encoded by the coding sequence ATGGGCGAATATGCAAATTCCCAAGTTCGGGCGAAAGTATGGGTGACACCTGATCAAGTCGAATCGCTCCGGTCGGCATGTTACTCCGCTGGTGCAGACTATCTCCAACAGCGAAACGAAGCAATCGTTACGACGATGTACGATACGGGGCTCCGGGTAGGCGAACTCGTCCAGGTCGATGTCGAACTACTCCGGAACAACAACTCGGAGCTCTACCTCCCCACGGAACTGCAGAAAGACTACCCCAACCAAAACTCGCCACCACCAGTGACCCTCGAACTCGCCGACGACACAACACGGCTGCTCTCAGCGTACCTCACCAACCGATGGAAAGACACGCCAGCACTCTTCCCCTCTCGCTCCTCCGAGCGCATCAGCGAACAAGGTGTACGGAACATGCTTCACAAGATCGCCGAGGAGGCCGGGATTCGACCCTACAAACTCGACGGGAGTAGAGGCGACTCAAGTGACGTCACACCCCACGCCCTGAGGCACGGCGTTGCTTATCGAATGATGAACGAAGAAGATGGAAACACGCTGTACGATGTCCGGAACAGACTCCGTCACCGAAGTATTCAGACGACCGAGAGAGTCTACGACCACCTACTCAAGGTCTAA
- a CDS encoding DUF429 domain-containing protein, with amino-acid sequence MDSHVGVDWASGSWVVVEATTETTDISTEPSLLNVWHEYRDRATEILVDIPVHLESEGNRKCDQEAKDFLGSRGSTVFWTPNSDAVTAHDYDDAVAKNTRGLGSHSWGLIPRIREVNALLDEFDTARATVYESHPEVCFKAYHGDDLPSKKSDTGLEARKECLIKHGGDTFQPVLDLADERQTNSQWHHRIQSGRVDDVLDAAILALTARESNGTYSTLPADADPTCDPSIVYPSV; translated from the coding sequence ATGGATTCTCACGTCGGCGTGGACTGGGCAAGCGGATCCTGGGTCGTTGTCGAAGCGACCACCGAGACCACCGACATCAGTACAGAACCCTCACTGCTCAACGTCTGGCACGAATACAGGGATCGGGCAACCGAGATCCTCGTAGACATCCCAGTTCACCTTGAAAGTGAGGGAAATCGGAAGTGTGACCAGGAAGCCAAGGACTTCCTCGGCTCCCGGGGTAGTACCGTCTTCTGGACACCGAACAGCGACGCAGTGACAGCACATGACTACGACGACGCAGTAGCGAAGAATACGCGCGGGTTGGGAAGCCACAGCTGGGGCCTCATCCCACGTATCCGGGAAGTGAACGCCTTGCTGGATGAATTCGACACCGCACGTGCGACGGTCTACGAGAGTCACCCAGAGGTGTGCTTCAAAGCATACCACGGCGACGACCTCCCGTCGAAAAAAAGCGACACAGGCCTCGAAGCCCGGAAAGAGTGTCTCATCAAGCACGGCGGAGACACCTTCCAACCAGTACTCGACCTTGCTGACGAGCGCCAAACAAACAGCCAGTGGCATCACCGCATCCAGTCAGGCCGCGTCGACGACGTCCTCGACGCCGCCATCCTCGCACTCACCGCCCGCGAATCTAACGGAACCTACTCGACCCTCCCAGCCGATGCTGACCCCACCTGTGATCCATCTATTGTCTACCCAAGCGTCTGA
- a CDS encoding cysteine desulfurase family protein: MSPSLEDAVYLDHHATTPVDERVAEEMTPYLTENFGNPASDDHLYGAKAKEGVEQARKQISEVLNCRKEEIIFTSGATESDNLAVKGIADYAERKDKGNHIITGETEHEAVLEACEALEERGFDVTYLHVDEKGLINPDDVEDAIRDDTLLISIMAANNEVGTIAPLKEIGEIAKDNEVFFHTDAVQAVGYLPIDVEEMGIDLMSISAHKIYGPKGIGALYVRRRNPKVKLDPLIHGGGHERGWRSGTLNVPSIIGLGKAVQLADQEMEERREHVDELTSYMWERFQSELDDVVLNGHPVKRIPNNLNVSFLGVENKALVQNLQPEIAVSAGSACTTGKVEASHVLQALGGDEERWHSAVRFGLGKDNTQEEIEYATDQVIQSVSRLRKLQIS; this comes from the coding sequence TTGAGTCCAAGTCTTGAGGACGCGGTCTACCTCGATCATCACGCCACCACTCCTGTAGATGAGCGGGTAGCTGAAGAGATGACCCCGTACCTCACCGAGAACTTCGGAAACCCAGCCAGCGACGACCACCTCTACGGAGCCAAAGCCAAGGAAGGCGTGGAACAAGCACGGAAACAGATCTCCGAGGTTCTCAACTGCCGTAAGGAAGAGATCATCTTCACCAGTGGCGCAACAGAGTCCGACAACTTAGCCGTCAAGGGCATCGCTGACTACGCCGAAAGGAAAGACAAGGGAAACCACATAATCACCGGAGAAACCGAACACGAAGCCGTGCTCGAAGCCTGTGAAGCCCTGGAAGAACGTGGCTTCGACGTCACCTACCTTCATGTCGATGAAAAAGGGTTGATCAATCCCGACGACGTGGAAGACGCCATCCGAGACGACACACTCCTCATCTCGATCATGGCCGCCAACAACGAGGTAGGAACCATCGCACCTCTCAAGGAAATCGGGGAAATAGCGAAAGACAACGAGGTCTTCTTTCACACCGACGCAGTCCAGGCAGTCGGCTATCTCCCAATCGACGTCGAAGAAATGGGAATAGACCTGATGTCGATCTCCGCCCACAAGATCTACGGGCCGAAAGGCATCGGAGCTCTCTACGTCCGTCGACGAAACCCGAAGGTCAAACTCGACCCGCTCATCCACGGAGGCGGCCACGAACGAGGCTGGCGCTCCGGCACCCTCAACGTACCTTCCATAATCGGACTCGGCAAGGCAGTACAACTAGCCGACCAAGAGATGGAAGAACGCCGAGAACACGTCGACGAACTCACGTCCTACATGTGGGAACGCTTCCAGAGCGAACTCGACGACGTGGTCCTCAACGGCCACCCCGTAAAGAGGATTCCAAACAATCTGAATGTCAGCTTCCTCGGCGTCGAAAACAAAGCTCTCGTACAAAACCTGCAACCAGAGATAGCTGTTTCAGCCGGATCAGCCTGTACAACTGGCAAGGTTGAAGCCTCACACGTACTCCAAGCATTAGGCGGCGACGAAGAACGTTGGCACTCGGCAGTCCGGTTCGGCCTTGGGAAAGACAACACCCAGGAAGAAATTGAATACGCCACGGATCAGGTTATTCAGAGCGTCTCCCGCCTGCGGAAGCTACAAATAAGCTGA
- a CDS encoding HNH endonuclease, with the protein MTETTAQLNGESSGERTDSGGSDRIGHCECHETVDPDTREDVLEEYKHRCQSCGRCGPEEGGLATLHVHHIERNPDEMDEHAMENLTLMCRPCHSWLHQQATPGESPVTITDADRSVLLPQDIEVLQFLAAHGPSRTGEVASGMTADLSVSSVRERLWVLMGLDNRIESRDRQIVDKDIETGEWGLLDQIENSARGHIPDDQQLLLQRMEDEQVRRALDRGCDRHAVMDVLGISRRSTFNKVKRAYAYDFPLDAFSRGGRPTDSRPEQSSAAAESESDQQQRLDDVAEPESPDLGRTETWGTPESNSAGEAPRDSDQRNGRAGDDGMSDELRTNLQQAIESLQDINTAL; encoded by the coding sequence ATGACAGAGACGACGGCACAACTGAACGGGGAATCGAGCGGTGAACGAACAGATAGCGGCGGGTCTGACCGGATTGGACACTGTGAGTGTCACGAGACGGTTGACCCGGATACGCGGGAAGATGTCTTGGAGGAGTACAAGCATCGGTGCCAGTCGTGTGGGCGTTGCGGGCCCGAGGAAGGCGGGTTGGCGACATTGCATGTCCATCATATTGAGCGGAATCCGGACGAGATGGATGAGCACGCGATGGAGAACTTGACGCTGATGTGCCGGCCGTGCCACAGTTGGCTCCATCAGCAGGCAACGCCGGGTGAATCGCCAGTGACAATTACGGACGCGGACCGGAGCGTCCTGTTGCCACAAGACATTGAGGTACTGCAATTCCTCGCGGCGCATGGGCCGAGCCGGACTGGGGAGGTTGCATCCGGGATGACTGCAGATCTGTCTGTCTCGTCGGTCCGGGAACGACTCTGGGTGCTGATGGGACTGGACAATCGTATCGAGTCGCGTGACCGGCAGATCGTCGATAAGGACATCGAGACCGGGGAGTGGGGGCTTCTCGATCAGATCGAGAACTCAGCTCGCGGGCATATCCCTGACGACCAGCAATTGCTGCTGCAACGGATGGAAGACGAGCAGGTGCGACGCGCACTCGACCGTGGCTGCGACCGGCACGCCGTGATGGACGTCCTCGGGATTTCGCGGCGCTCAACGTTCAATAAGGTCAAGCGAGCGTACGCGTATGATTTCCCGCTCGACGCGTTCAGTCGCGGCGGGCGTCCCACGGACTCTCGGCCGGAACAGAGTTCAGCTGCGGCTGAAAGCGAGTCTGATCAACAGCAACGGCTTGATGACGTCGCTGAGCCAGAGAGTCCTGACCTGGGCCGGACTGAGACGTGGGGCACACCTGAGTCGAACTCGGCGGGGGAAGCACCGCGGGATAGTGATCAGCGAAATGGGCGAGCAGGAGACGACGGGATGAGTGACGAACTGCGGACAAACCTACAGCAAGCTATCGAGTCCTTACAGGACATCAACACGGCACTCTGA